The proteins below are encoded in one region of Triticum aestivum cultivar Chinese Spring chromosome 1B, IWGSC CS RefSeq v2.1, whole genome shotgun sequence:
- the LOC123077242 gene encoding protein FAR1-RELATED SEQUENCE 5 translates to MKEEEKEKAPPHPHAHGATAAAAAAPPLRARLGDEHGSASVYRVGALEKAIAGFAQRETEAVVNPTVGSSFFSLDEAYEFYNIYSWEYAFGVRYGASSMDSHGTKCIQQFVCACEGKPTKDSNSFHRCECTASILLLRSRDDGWHACEHQVGHNHPLSKMCAQRSSWQSHSSIDKNTRGLIRQLRENNVPHISDIDGKNPLSDDLKKALETFARIKAKDPTFDYTGLQLDSNCRVRPLVWTSGQRLQYQYFGDVIIFDTTYRSDKYGTPFGLFVGVNNNFETILLGGVLMINEKMESYKWVLSQFFQLMGGEHPKTILTDCCEAIEEAVLEVLPSTTHRWWKWNVLGRAKDYLGFHYTKTSSFGVGLHKILNDMLTADEFERAWEMLLEEHGLENHPFLKEIYEVRHKWVKAYFSDTFCATLTSTQKSDCAKHFLKQHHVPRDCSMQLFAEQYEKL, encoded by the exons atgaaggaggaggagaaggagaaggcgcCGCCGCACCCGCATGCCCATGGCGCCACCGCCGCGgcggccgccgcccctcctcttaG GGCGCGTCTGGGAGATGAACATGGATCTGCTTCTGTGTATCGTGTTGGCGCGCTGGAGAAGGCGATTGCAGGGTTtgcgcagagggaaacagaggccGTGGTCAATCCAACTGTCGGGAGTTCCTTCTTTTCCCTCGACGAGGCATATGAATTCTACAACATTTATTCTTGGGAATATGCTTTTGGAGTTAGGTATGGAGCCAGTAGTATGGATTCTCATGGAACTAAATGCATACAACAATTTGTTTGTGCATGTGAG GGTAAACCAACCAAGGACAGCAATTCATTTCATCGGTGTGAATGCACAGCGTCGATTCTTTTGCTGAGATCCAGAGACGACGGATGGCATGCGTGTGAGCATCAAGTTGGGCATAACCATCCACTTTCTAAGATGTGTGCGCAGAGATCATCTTGGCAGTCTCATAGTAGTATTGACAAGAACACAAGGGGCTTGATTCGTCAACTAAGGGAAAACAATGTGCCACACATCTCTGATATTGATGGAAAGAATCCGCTGTCTGATGATCTCAAGAAGGCCCTGGAAACCTTTGCTAGGATCAAAGCAAAGGATCCAACATTTGATTATACTGGTTTGCAGCTTGATAGTAACTGTAGAGTAAGGCCACTAGTCTGGACCAGTGGCCAGAGACTTCAGTACCAATACTTTGGTGATGTGATTATCTTCGACACCACCTACAGATCGGACAAGTATGGGACGCCGTTCGGCCTTTTTGTTGGAGTCAACAACAACTTTGAGACCATATTGCTTGGTGGGGTGCTGATGATAAACGAGAAAATGGAGAGCTACAAATGGGTACTCAGTCAGTTCTTCCAATTAATGGGTGGGGAACACCCCAAAACCATACTGACCG ATTGCTGTGAGGCAATTGAGGAAGCCGTATTGGAGGTACTGCCATCCACAACACACAGATGGTGGAAGTGGAAtgtccttggcagggcaaaggacTACCTTGGTTTTCATTACACCAAAACGAGTAGCTTCGGAGTGGGGCTCCACAAAATTCTGAACGACATGCTGACGGCTgatgagtttgagagagcatgggAGATGCTGCTAGAGGAGCATGGATTGGAGAATCATCCATTTCTGAAGGAGATCTATGAGGTGCGGCACAAGTGGGTCAAGGCATACTTCAGCGATACATTCTGTGCTACGCTAACCAGCACACAAAAGAGCGATTGCGCGAAACACTTCCTGAAACAACATCATGTTCCAAGGGATTGCTCAATGCAGCTTTTCGCTGAACAGTACGAGAAACTGTAG